CAAAAGAACGTAACTTTTCTTCTGAAATCCCCTCAAATATTGTTGTGTACAGGTTTTCAACATGTGGAAGAACCTTTTCCGTAAGAACGCGTCCCTCATTTGTAATTTCAATAAGATAAGAGCGACGGTCATCAGGATTTGGTAAACGTTTTAAAAGATCACGTTTCTCAAGTAAGTCTAAAATTTTTGTTAAAGTTGCTTGATCTTTGTCAGCTTTTTCTGCTAATGCTTTTTGTGTTAAATGTTCAACAAAAGAAAGTTGTTTTAAAACGGTCCACTGTTCAGCTGTAATATTGAACGGCTTCAATGAATGTGTCACAGTACTTCGTAGCAATTTACTTGTTGTGCTCGTGCAAAATCCAATATCATCCTTTAGCATCTTCTCATATAACCCCCTGAGCAAAATCACATGTTTCCTATTATACATCTTAATATTGTTTGTGTAAATATAGTTTGTATACAAACTATATTTTAGAAGGAACATTTTTAGGATGTAGAAAAACCGTCCTTTCAAAAGGACGGTTTTTTTAAGTGAGGGGAGCAGGATTGAATAAGCAAAGGTCATTATGAAGCTTCCAGTAGTCTGCCCATGTTTTCTTTTTACCGCTTGCAACATCAATCATATAATGAAAAAGCTCTGTGCCAATATCTTCGATTGTCGCATTTCCGGTTGCAATTTCTCCTGCGTTAATATCAATTAAATCATGCCACTGCTCTTTCAAAGCATTTCGTGTAGACACTTTTATAACAGGAGCCATTGCTAAACCATAAGGAGTACCGCGTCCTGTTGTAAAAACGTGCAAATTCATCCCAGAGGCCAGTTGCAACGTTCCACAAACAAAATCACTTGCAGGTGTTGCGGCATAGTGAAGACCTTTTTTAGTCGCCTTTTCTCCAGGAGCTAATACATCTACGATTGGACTTCTTCCAGATTTAACGATAGAACCAAGTGCCTTTTCCACAACATTTGTTAACCCCCCTTTTTTATTGCCTGGTGAAGGGTTTGCACTTCTATCAGCTTTTCCTCGCTCTAAGTAGCGATCGTACCATTCCATTTCTTTTACTAACTTTCTTTGTACGTCTTCGTTTGCCGCTCGTGGTGTTAACAAATGAACAGCATCACGAACTTCTGTTACTTCAGAAAAGAAGACAGTTGCCCCAGCACGGACGAGAAGATCTGCTGCATATCCAACAGCAGGGTTAGCCGTTACTCCAGAGAAAGCATCACTTCCTCCACATTGTAAGCCAACAACTAGGTTGGATAGAGAGCATAATGTGCGTTCTCGTTTATTTAACCGTTTTAATTTTTCTTCAGCCATTTTCATAATTGTTTCAAGCATACCGTGAAATCCTTGCTCTTCTTGCAGGAGAACAACGTCTCGTTTATCATCGCTTGATAAAAGCTGACTTGTTGTTAGCTTTTCACATCCAAGTCCAACAACCATCACTTCTCCCCCAAAGTTTGGATGCTTCATTAAATTTTGGACAGTACGAATAGGAATGGCAGCATCATCTGCATCAATAGCAACTCCACAGCCATAGTTATGGTTTAAAGCTACAACGTCGTCAACATTTGGATAATGGGGGAGAAGTTCTTTCTTTACACGTTCTACGGCATAATCCAGAACACCGACAACACATTGGACACTTGTGGTAATTCCGAGGATATTTTTTGTTCCCACACTACCGTCGTTGTTTTCATAGCCAAGGAATGTATATCCGTTTATAGGCTCCATTTCTTCTGTTTTAGTGCTGTCTTGAATAAGTTCTGATAATGTTGGAGGAACAGGGAGCGAGACATCACTTTCTTTAATACGGCTTCCTTTTTGTAACACTTCACGAGCATATCCAATAATTTCTCCATATCGTATAATGGGTTCTCCAATGGACAAAGAAGTAAGTGAAACTTTATGACCTTGTGGAACATCATCGA
This sequence is a window from Priestia filamentosa. Protein-coding genes within it:
- a CDS encoding MarR family winged helix-turn-helix transcriptional regulator, which gives rise to MLKDDIGFCTSTTSKLLRSTVTHSLKPFNITAEQWTVLKQLSFVEHLTQKALAEKADKDQATLTKILDLLEKRDLLKRLPNPDDRRSYLIEITNEGRVLTEKVLPHVENLYTTIFEGISEEKLRSFVSVLEDIQFNVKNKLN
- the garD gene encoding galactarate dehydratase produces the protein MSISKKQKSTPLYIKVHESDNVAIVVNEGGLSKDTMFPCGLKLIDDVPQGHKVSLTSLSIGEPIIRYGEIIGYAREVLQKGSRIKESDVSLPVPPTLSELIQDSTKTEEMEPINGYTFLGYENNDGSVGTKNILGITTSVQCVVGVLDYAVERVKKELLPHYPNVDDVVALNHNYGCGVAIDADDAAIPIRTVQNLMKHPNFGGEVMVVGLGCEKLTTSQLLSSDDKRDVVLLQEEQGFHGMLETIMKMAEEKLKRLNKRERTLCSLSNLVVGLQCGGSDAFSGVTANPAVGYAADLLVRAGATVFFSEVTEVRDAVHLLTPRAANEDVQRKLVKEMEWYDRYLERGKADRSANPSPGNKKGGLTNVVEKALGSIVKSGRSPIVDVLAPGEKATKKGLHYAATPASDFVCGTLQLASGMNLHVFTTGRGTPYGLAMAPVIKVSTRNALKEQWHDLIDINAGEIATGNATIEDIGTELFHYMIDVASGKKKTWADYWKLHNDLCLFNPAPLT